The Borreliella afzelii genome includes the window AGCCCCGCTACTTGTGCTGCTGCTTTATTAGTGTTTGTTTTGTTTTTAGCAGCATTTGAGTTTGTTTTAATACCTATTGTTGTTTGATCATCTGTTGTACTATTGAGAAGTTCTTCTACTTTATTTTTATAATCTTCGTTTAGATTAGCATCAATCGTGCAAGAAGACAAAAACAAGGCTATGAACTTTAAATGTATTAATGATTTAATTTTCAAAATATTATTCCTCGATTTATTTTTAATGAATTTTAATAATTAAAATTAATTAAAATTTAAAATTAATTACTAATTAATAAAAACTTAGTGCAAATTAAGAAATAATCAATAAGTATAAAAAAAGAGCAAAGGTCTTTGCTCTTTTTTTGTGGTGTGCTTATAAGTTTTCTTGCAATTCTCTTCCAATTTCTATCATTAAATCGTAAATTTCATTTGAATCCGGTTTTAATATATCTTCATAGGTTGTTTTTAGGTAAGCTTCTAATTCTTCGCTATTGGTTTGAAGAGTTGTATCATCATTGTAAGTGATAATAATCCTATCTATATTTTTCATCCATTGTTGCTGCATTCCCAGAATTTTGTTGATTTTATTTTTAATGTTGTTTAATTTTTCTTTGTTATTAAAGTTAATAAGATCATCTTTTCTTTGATTTATTTCAAGAATAGCAGTTTCTACTGGATTTTGAACAAAAAGTGATCCTCTGTCGATTATTAACTTGATCAAAGGTACAAGTTCAAGCTTTTTTGTTATATCTTTTTCTATTTCTATAGCTTTATAAAAAATTTTTATTATGCTTGTAATTCTTATTTTATTGTACCCAAGAGATGAATAAAACTGTCTTCTGTAATCTTTGGAAAGTTCATCGTTTTTTTGAATAATCGCAAAAATAGTTTCTCTTTCATCAAATTCCAATTCTTCTTCTTTGTTGTCGCTTTCTATTTTTTCTACTACGGGTTCTATTATTTTTTCTATTTTCTCGGCAAGTTCTTGTTTTGAGCCAATTGAATTACATGAACACAAAAATAATATTATTGCTGTAAGTTTAATAAACCCTAATTTGTATTTTTTCAAAGTATTCTCCTTTTATAAAATGTATTAGATTGTTTGATTTTAAATAAATATGAAAAAAATGGACCAGCTTTAACATATTAATTTTGATTTCCAGGTATTGTTAAAGTTGGCAAATTATAATTAGGATTTAATATTTCTTTTATTTTTGTAATTTCAGCTGTTGCATCATATTCTTCCGGGTTAATTTTATGGCTAATATGTTCTGCCAAGCTGTTTGCGTTTTCTTTAATTTTTTCTAAATTTTCGTTATAGTTGAGAATAATCTCGTCTACCTTTTTGATCCAATTTTGTTTGATTTTAAAAAGTTCTTTTATTGCAGTCTCAAGAGTTTTTAGGTTTTCTTTGCCCAGATTTTTTAATTCATCTTTATCATCAAATATTTTTAAAATCGTCTCTTCAAGGGTTTTTTGAATGCTAAAATATCCTATTTCAACAACCTCTTCAATTAGTTGATGGTATTGTTGCTGTTTGTAAAGTTGTGTGAGTATTTTCCCAAAGTTTACAATTCTTGCTTTATTGTAATCTAGAGAAGAGTAAAATAGCAGTCTTTCATTTTTTTTTGAGTCTGAGTTGAGCTTTGCAAGCTTAAGGGCACTCTTATCAATATTAAAGACTGAATATTTCATTCCAAATTGATCAGAGTCTTCAGTTTTGTCTTTATATTGTTCTACTTTTTCTTTAAATCTTTTTATTTCTGTGGATATTCTTTCAGTTATTGTTCCTTGAAATAAGCTGCAAGAGCACAAAAGAAGTATTGGAATGACAATATTAGTTAATATTAAATCATTTTTTTTCAAAATATTCTCCTTTTATAAAAATGTAATAATGCGATACAAAATAATTTTTAGTACATATTACAAATGTATATCAAATTATTCAAAGTTTAAGTTTAAACTTTAATAAAAATTAAAAACATTATTGTTTTAATTTGAATTTAAATTAAGTTTTTTTTCAAAAAAAAAAGAGAAGAATTAACTTCTCTTTTTTAAAAAATATAAAGTGCAACGTATTAATTTTTTGTTTATTTAGTATTAGATGGGTTTTAAAGAAGTAAATTCTTCGTAATTTTCATTCATATGGGCTGCTAGTTTATCCTCATTAGTTTTAATGCTTTCTGAATTTTTATTGTAAGCCGCAATAGTTTCGTTTAAGGTTTTTTTAAACCTTTGTTTTAGTATTAAGTCGGATTTTACGTTGATTAGTAATTCCTCGGCTTCTTTTTGGCTTAGAGTAAGCAATTCATCTTTTATTACTTTTAAATGTTGGTTTAGGCGGAATTGAATACTCCATGATATGTGATGAATAAATCTTCCGAGTATTTGATTGTTTGTAGATTTTTTTTTAAGTTTTTCAAGAATTTCTTCTAATGTCTTTATTTTTTTTGTTTCGTAATTTAAAGATGAGTAAATTATTCTTTTCATTTCTATTTGATTCTCTTTTACAACAAGTTCAAGAGGACCAATTTTAAAAGTATCCAGGAAATCAGATTGTTCGGCAGTAATTTTAGCTATTCCTTCGTCTTCTTGCTTTTTTTGAGCTTCTAACTTCTTACCAATTGCTTCTAATTCCAAGAGTATAGTTTCTAGATCTTTAGATTCTTGATTTGAAGGTGCTAGATCTTTAGATTCTTGATTTAAAGGTGCTAGATCTTTAGATTCTTGATTTAAAGGTGCTAGATCTTTAGATTCTTGAAATAAATTTTGGGTTTTTTCTTTTGCATTGGTGTGTTTTTTTGGTTTAGGATCAATTTTATTAATAGGCGCGCATGAAATGCAAATTAAAGCTAATATTGTTGTAATTATATTAAGCTTAATTATATCTGATTTAGTTTTTGTCAAAATATTCTCCTTTTATATTAAATTAATATTTATTAATTTTAATATAAAAAGAGAATATAATCATATTATTTTATTTATTAAATAATATGATTATTATTTAATATTCAAAGATTAAGCGATTTTTTTTAAAAAAAAAAGAGAAGAATTAACTTCTCTTTTTAAACAATAATAATTACAACGTATTTTTTTATTTTTATTATTAATTAGTAGGCTTAAAAGAATTAAGGTTGGTGTAATTTTCATCCATATGTTTTACTAGTGCTTCCTTATTGGTTTTAATGTTTGCCAAATCTTGATTATACTCCTCAACAGTTTTGTTTAAGGCTTTTCCAAAGTTTTCTTTTAGCTTTAAGCTATATTCTATTTCCATTAGTATTGCCTTATAATTTTTTTGGGTTAAGGTGTTTAATTTATTTTTTATTTTTTCTAGCCCCGCATTTAGTTGGGATTGAATAATTAGTGATATGGAGTAAAGGAATCTTTCAAGTATCTTTTGGTGTTCAGAATTTTCTTTAAGTTTTTCAATAATTTCTTTTAATGTTTTTATTTTTTCGATTTCGTAATTTAAAGATGAGTAAATTATTCTTTTTATATTCATTTCTTCATTTTCGCTAAGATCTTTATAGCGTTGAGTTTTTAAAGAACCTAGGAAATCAAATTGTGCAGTATCAATTGTAGCTATTTCTGCAGTGTCTTTTTCTTCTTGAGTTTTCAATTTTTTGCCAATTTCTTTTAATTTTGAGATTGGATCTTTTTCTTCTAGAGATTTTTGATGTGAAGTTTTTAGATTTTGAGATTCATTTAAAAGATTTTTAGTGTTTTCTTTTGGATTGGTTTTGTTTTTTGATTCTGAATCGATTTTATTAACGTCACATGAGATGAAAATTAAAGTTAATATTATTGTAAGAATATTAAGCTTAATTATATCTGGTTTAGTTTTTTTCAAAATATCCTCCTTATAAAATAAAACTAATATTTAATAAATATAATACAAAATAATACTTTAACTATATTATTTTATGTGTCATATAATATTAGTTTTAATTTGTATTAAAAGATTAAATTTCTATTTTCCGTTTTTAGGTTTTTA containing:
- a CDS encoding complement regulator-acquiring protein, with the protein product MKKYKLGFIKLTAIILFLCSCNSIGSKQELAEKIEKIIEPVVEKIESDNKEEELEFDERETIFAIIQKNDELSKDYRRQFYSSLGYNKIRITSIIKIFYKAIEIEKDITKKLELVPLIKLIIDRGSLFVQNPVETAILEINQRKDDLINFNNKEKLNNIKNKINKILGMQQQWMKNIDRIIITYNDDTTLQTNSEELEAYLKTTYEDILKPDSNEIYDLMIEIGRELQENL
- a CDS encoding complement regulator-acquiring protein — encoded protein: MKKNDLILTNIVIPILLLCSCSLFQGTITERISTEIKRFKEKVEQYKDKTEDSDQFGMKYSVFNIDKSALKLAKLNSDSKKNERLLFYSSLDYNKARIVNFGKILTQLYKQQQYHQLIEEVVEIGYFSIQKTLEETILKIFDDKDELKNLGKENLKTLETAIKELFKIKQNWIKKVDEIILNYNENLEKIKENANSLAEHISHKINPEEYDATAEITKIKEILNPNYNLPTLTIPGNQN
- a CDS encoding complement regulator-acquiring protein; the encoded protein is MTKTKSDIIKLNIITTILALICISCAPINKIDPKPKKHTNAKEKTQNLFQESKDLAPLNQESKDLAPLNQESKDLAPSNQESKDLETILLELEAIGKKLEAQKKQEDEGIAKITAEQSDFLDTFKIGPLELVVKENQIEMKRIIYSSLNYETKKIKTLEEILEKLKKKSTNNQILGRFIHHISWSIQFRLNQHLKVIKDELLTLSQKEAEELLINVKSDLILKQRFKKTLNETIAAYNKNSESIKTNEDKLAAHMNENYEEFTSLKPI
- a CDS encoding complement regulator-acquiring protein, with translation MKKTKPDIIKLNILTIILTLIFISCDVNKIDSESKNKTNPKENTKNLLNESQNLKTSHQKSLEEKDPISKLKEIGKKLKTQEEKDTAEIATIDTAQFDFLGSLKTQRYKDLSENEEMNIKRIIYSSLNYEIEKIKTLKEIIEKLKENSEHQKILERFLYSISLIIQSQLNAGLEKIKNKLNTLTQKNYKAILMEIEYSLKLKENFGKALNKTVEEYNQDLANIKTNKEALVKHMDENYTNLNSFKPTN